A stretch of DNA from Deltaproteobacteria bacterium RBG_16_64_85:
CGCTCGGGGGAGAAATTACGACGCGGGCGTCGTTTTTCTTTTCAGGCCGGCCAGCGCCAGTACGCCCGTGGCGAAGAGCCAGGCGGCGCCGGGGATCGGGGTCGTAACGGCGTTCGAGGTTAGGTCATACGTCGTTGCGGGGGAATTGCCGGGTTTCAGGCTCGCCGCCCAGAAGGTAAAGGGGGAGTCGAAGTAATTCTTGTTGATCTTCCACTCCAGGACCCGTTCGGATTGCAGAAACGCAAGCCCCCCATCCGTGATCCCGGTGAAATCGGTTCCGGCCCACTGCTTGAAAGCCGGATTGGTGGTCAACGTTCGGGCCCCGGGCACACCGGTGATGGAGTAGTCGGTGCTGACGATGAAATCGATTCCGGAAAGGCCTCCGGAGATCAGGTTGCTGCCGGTCGGATCGGCGCCCCCCGCTTTCGAATCGATGAAGAAGCCGTAGGTCTCGGCCGCCTTCCACCGGGGTTCCCGCAGCATGTCGATCCGGAAGTAATGAAATGATCCATCGAAGGCGTGCGAAGCCGAGAGGATATCTTTCTGCTTGACCGCGGTGTCTCCTTTGTCATCCGTTACGGTCGTGGGCCAACTGTAGAGAAGCGCCGACGCGGGGGGGGCGAAAACCAGCTGTGCAAGGAGAAAGACCAGGCACCCCGCGAACCAGGGAACCATCCACTTGACCGCTTTGCGAACCATCTTTTTACCTCCTTGAGGGTGGCGAGTGGTTCGGTGCGCTAACCGTTTCTGAATGGTACGCAAGTCTTTGCATACGCCGTGCCCGTTTCTATTGGATTGTAAGCATCCGCTAATGTTCAGGATTTCTGGATTGTCTTCTCTTGTGAAATACCGTCGGGAATCACAAAAAAGAGATATTGACCCGGATTTGAAAGTCCGGTTTGCGGAGCTTATCAAAGAGAGAAAAAAAGCGGGGCCACCACGGCCCCGCCTTATGTCGATCCACGATTTGAACAGAGACTTACATCTTCGTTCCCCTTCTATTGATGCCGATGAGGGCGGTTTTCCCTATCCGCACAAACAGCGCCCGCCCTACCCCGCGACTTTGGGAAGGTTGCCGAGCGCCTCGCGCACCTTCTCCTCGCTGTGCTCGTGATCGGCCAGCTTCCCCGTGAGGAAGTCGTCGTAGGCCGCCAGGTCGAAGAATCCGTGCCCCGAGAGGTTGAACAGGATCACCCTCTCCACCCCTTCCGCGTCGGCCTTCTTTGCCTCGGCGATCGCCGCGTGGATGGCGTGCCCGGACTCCGGCGCCGGCAGCACCCCCTCCGCCTTGGCGAAGGTGATGGAGGAGGAAAACACCTGGAGCTGCGCGTATGCCTGAGCCTCGACGAGCCCTTCGCTCAGGAGTTGGCTCACCAGCGGCGCCGCCCCGTGGTACCTCAATCCCCCGGCGTGGATCCCTTCCGGGATGAAGTCGTGTCCAAGGGTGTACATCTTGACGATCGGCGTCAGCTTGGCCGTGTCCCCGAAATCGAACGCGTACACGCCCTTCGTAAGCGTCGGGCAGGACGTGGGCTCCGCGGCGACGAGGCGGAGGTTCCTCTTCCCCCCGCTGAGCTTGTCCTGCAGGAACGGCAGTGCGATCCCGCTGAAGTTGCTCCCTCCCCCGTGGCACCCGATGACCACGTCGGGATAGTCGCCGGCGATGGCCATCTGCTCCTTCGCCTCGAGCCCGATCACCGTCTGGTGGAGGAGGACATGGTTGAGCACGGACCCCAGGGCGTAGCTGGTGTCTTCCCTCCCCGCGGCGTCCTCGACAGCCTCGGAGATGGCGATGCCCAGCGATCCCGGGGAATCCGGGTTCCCGGCCAGGATCGACCTCCCGGACGCCGTGTCCCTGCTGGGGGACGGCACCACCTTGGCCCCGAACACCTCCATGAGCATGCGCCGGTAAGGCTTCTGGACGTAGCTCACCTTCACCATGTAGACCTTGACCTCGATCCCGAAGAAACTGC
This window harbors:
- a CDS encoding TrpB-like pyridoxal-phosphate dependent enzyme; this translates as RAFRLEKAIGTRSKIYYKNEGVSAGGSHKLNTSIPQAFYNKQFGRKRIATETGAGQWGSAMAIAGSFFGIEVKVYMVKVSYVQKPYRRMLMEVFGAKVVPSPSRDTASGRSILAGNPDSPGSLGIAISEAVEDAAGREDTSYALGSVLNHVLLHQTVIGLEAKEQMAIAGDYPDVVIGCHGGGSNFSGIALPFLQDKLSGGKRNLRLVAAEPTSCPTLTKGVYAFDFGDTAKLTPIVKMYTLGHDFIPEGIHAGGLRYHGAAPLVSQLLSEGLVEAQAYAQLQVFSSSITFAKAEGVLPAPESGHAIHAAIAEAKKADAEGVERVILFNLSGHGFFDLAAYDDFLTGKLADHEHSEEKVREALGNLPKVAG